The Maniola hyperantus chromosome 19, iAphHyp1.2, whole genome shotgun sequence genome has a window encoding:
- the LOC117991146 gene encoding clavesin-2-like produces the protein MNEYAEYDWRLHQMQNERLCDVSRKRLTDGDRQRALDGLKEAVDSSLNLALRDKSRCQDDNFLRRFLYARKHDVQQSFELLVRYHQHRREHPDLWTSADGGVLRALADGLPGVLEQRDRRGRCVLLMFASNWTPHACPLLSVFRALLLTLERTLVEVQNQANGYVIVVDWTEFTFKQSCSLQAKILKMMIDCLQDCLPVRFKSIHFIGQPWYVETALAVIKPYLKAKTRERIVLHGNNLSTLHDALPLDILPAELGGEGPSYNSERWLQEFCRCENIDSKPVPVVVVTAPPVENDLPSAKLDKAYKQKDSPNFSYHGNEKSAKSELLRDKD, from the coding sequence ATGAACGAGTACGCCGAGTACGACTGGAGGCTGCACCAGATGCAAAATGAACGCCTTTGTGACGTGTCCAGGAAAAGGCTCACAGACGGAGACAGGCAACGAGCTCTCGATGGCCTCAAGGAAGCCGTCGATTCGAGTCTCAACTTGGCCCTTCGTGACAAAAGTCGATGTCAAGACGACAATTTCTTACGGCGGTTTTTGTACGCGCGTAAACACGACGTACAGCAAAGTTTTGAATTGTTAGTGCGTTATCATCAGCATCGACGTGAACATCCAGATCTGTGGACCAGCGCGGACGGAGGAGTGCTTCGCGCCCTCGCCGATGGGCTGCCCGGCGTGTTGGAGCAACGCGATCGACGCGGCCGTTGTGTGCTCCTCATGTTCGCCTCCAACTGGACTCCGCATGCGTGCCCTCTGCTCTCTGTGTTCAGAGCCCTCCTCCTTACACTGGAACGCACTCTTGTCGAAGTGCAAAATCAAGCCAACGGATACGTTATCGTTGTGGATTGGACAGAGTTTACATTTAAACAATCGTGCAGTTTACAAGCAAAAATTTTAAAGATGATGATCGACTGCTTGCAGGATTGTCTGCCGGTGCGATTTAAAAGCATACATTTCATAGGCCAACCGTGGTATGTGGAAACTGCTCTGGCGGTTATTAAACCGTACCTCAAAGCCAAAACGCGGGAAAGAATAGTGCTTCACGGAAACAATTTGTCGACATTACACGACGCGTTGCCTCTCGACATTTTACCTGCTGAATTGGGAGGAGAAGGGCCATCGTACAACTCAGAACGCTGGTTACAAGAATTCTGTCGTTGTGAAAATATAGATTCGAAACCTGTACCTGTCGTCGTAGTAACGGCTCCACCGGTCGAGAACGATCTTCCTTCGGCCAAACTCGATAAAGCTTATAAACAAAAAGACAGTCCTAACTTTTCATATCACGGGAACGAAAAAAGTGCAAAGTCAGAATTACTTCGGGATAAAGATTGA